The DNA region GTTACCATTGATGTGGACGAAAATACCGCAGCAGAACTGTTGCAGAGAAAGTACGTTTTGAACAACGATTATCATAAAACCGCCATCGAGGACGGGCTTAAGCGGCTCCTCTCCCCGGCGGTGATCCGGGAAATCCGGGGGGATCAGGGGGATACTGCGGATGATCACGGAATTTCTGTGTTCAGCCAGAACCTCAAAAACCTTCTGATGCAGCAGCCCATCAAGGGGACCCGGGTGCTGGGTATTGACCCGGGTATCAGGACCGGAACCAAATGCGCCTTCCTGGATGATACCGGAAAGTACTTGGCTAATTTTGTTATCTATAATCACAAAATCGAAGAAGCAAAACGGCTCCTTCTGAATGGTATTAAAAATTACGATGTGCAGCTTATCGCCGTGGGGAACGGAACCGGTTCCAAGGATGTGCAGGAAGTCGTCACTGCGGTGATCGCCGAGAACAATCTTGAGGTCCTCTATACCGTGGTGGACGAGGACGGTGCTTCGGTGTACTCCGCCAGTGATATTGCCCGGGAGGAATTTCCCGAACTGGACCTGACCATACGGGGGGCCATCTCTATAGGGCGGCGTCTCCAGGACCCCCTGGCTGAATTGGTAAAGATCGATCCCAAGTCTATCGGGGTAGGGCTCTACCAGCATGATGTGAACCAAAAGAAACTCTCCGAAACCCTGGACGAAGTGGTCTCTTCGGTGGTGAACAACGTTGGTGTCAACCTCAATACCGCAAGCGCCTCCCTGCTCCGGTATGTGTCAGGCATCAACGGCCCCCTGGCAAAGAAGATCGTCAAGTACCGGGATGAGAAGGGGAAGATCGCCTCCCGTGAAGAGCTGACCTCGGTACCCGGCATGGGCCCGAAAAGCTTTGAACAGTGCGCAGGTTTCCTCAAGATACCAGAAAGCGCTAACCCCCTGGACAATACCTGGGTTCACCCGGAAAATTACGCCATAGCCAAGATTATCAGGGATACTATTACCGCCACAGGCAATCTCGCCTCTGTGGAAAGCAAGGCTTTACAGGAACAGTACGGGGTGGGAAGCACCACCATCAGTGATATTGTGGAGGAACTCAAAAAGCCCAACCGGGACCCTCGTGAAGGCTATCCTAAACCCATTATGCAGAAGGGGGTGGTAAACTTTGAGGACCTTAGTGAAGGGATGATGATCACCGGAAAGATAAAGAACGTGGTTGACTTCGGCGCCTTTGTGGACCTGGGCATTAAAGAAACGGCATTGGTGCACATTTCCGAACTGAGCGACCATTTTGTGAAGGATCCCATGGACGCGGTCAAGGTGGGGGATGTGCTGGAATTCCGCATCATCGGCCTGGACCTGGACCGCCGCCGGATCAGCCTTTCCCGGAAAAGTCCCGGCGCAGATACTGGCGGACATGGCGCTGCCGGACAGAGCAGCAATGCTGCCGCCGGGCCTGGCGGAGAGGGCCGGAAAAAAGTGGTGGTGGTGAAGAAGGGCGATACCGCCGGAAACCCCGGCCACGGTAATGGGGGCAGTGCAGGGGGAAGGAGCGGCGGCAGTTCTGGTAACAGCGGTAATGCAGGCGCCGGCGGAAGGGCCGGTAGCGGCCCCGGAAACGGAGATACCCGTCCGAATAGAAGCGGCGCTTATGCCGGCAGGGGCGGCGCAGATTCCCAGCGTTCCTCCAGAGACCGCCCCCCCGCCGATGACGATGGCACCATGTACAATCCCTTTGCGGAAGCCTTTAAGAAAATGAAGGAAAAGAAGTAGGCGGTATGACGCCGGAATCTGCGAAGCTTCCCGCAGCACATCCAGCGAAGCTCCCCGCGGACATGGAGCTCTTGCGGGAAGGACTCCTAAAGCTGCGGGAAGCGGATAAAGATGCAGACCGTCTTTTGGGTCCCCGCATGGAAGAAATTATAAGCCTACTCAACAGATATACTGATGAGATAGAACTCTTCAACCCTGCCTACGGACTGGTAGGCGCTGCGGACCGGCAGGAACTGACGGTAAAGCATATCCTGGATTCCCTTGCCCCAATAGAGATACTCCTGCGTATTATGGAGGCTCATTTTCCGGACGCCGGTTTCCCGGGCAGTGGGCAGTCGGCTGAAAGCCCGGACCAGGCGCTGGAAACACATATCCTACGAATTGCCGATGTGGGTTCCGGTGCGGGTTTTCCGGGTATACCCCTGGCTGTAGCTATGCCGAACTGTTCCTTTACATTGATTGAGCGCATGGGCCGCCGGGTGGGCTTTCTTAAAAACACTCTGGCAGTTCTGGGGCTGTCCAATGCGGGGATCGAGGAAAAGGAAATGGAACGAGCCGCCCCGGCTCGTTTTGATCTCATTACTTTTCGTGCGTTCCGGCCCTTGGAATCGGATATAATTAAAGGATTGTTCCGGCTCCTTGCCCCTGGAGGAATACTTGCGGCTTACAAAGGGCGGCGGGATAAAATAGAAGAAGAAATGAAAATGGTACAGGACTTCACAGTTACCTGGGACATATATCCCTGCCCCGTCCCTTTTCTTGATGAAGAGCGCCACCTGGTGGTAATATGCAGAAAGTCATAATACTTTTAGTTTTGTTTTTGGCAATATTCGGACAGATTGGTGCACAGGAAACAGAGGGCACAGAAGATGAAAAGAAATCATTGTACCCGGCTTTGCTTGGCGGAGTGTTTACAAATACTGTATTCCATTTAACAAGCCGGCTATTCGGAGCAGATTTTGCCCAGACAAGTTTAGAAAGCATTAAAACGAATCTTGAATCTCCGTGGATATGGGATAGCGATGCATTTTTGTTTAACCATCCCGGGCATCCGTATCAGGGCGGATTGTACCATGCGGCGGCCCGCTCAAATGGTTTTAATTTTTACGAATCTATTCTCTTTGATGCGACAGGAAGTTTAACATGGGAATTATTTGGTGAAACTGATATTCCTTCGTTAAATGACCTGGTTGTTACTACTTTTGGCGGTGCAGCCTTCGGTGAAATGCTTCATCTTCTTTATTTGGAGATAGATAACCCCTGGGCAGCTGCTTTGGTAAGCCCAATGGATGCGCTTAATAATGCAGTATTGCAAAAAAAGCCGCCAAGGACAAACAACCTCTATTATATTTCCGCATCTTTAGCGCCGGGATGGATACGATCAATTAAAGAAGACAGGCAGATACTGCGCCAACTTCGGGATAGTGATATTAATCTGACACCGTCTAATATATATACAATAAATATGGACGGAGAAGTAATTTACGGAGATCCGTTTATTCATAATTCGAAGAAACCTTATTCTCAATTTGAAGTTAAATGGCAGCTGGGTGGTTCATTTGATTTTTCATGGTTTGACTGGACTTTACTAACCGATGGTTATCTTATATCAATTAATCCAATAGATACGGAAAAAAATAGTTTATCCACAGGATTATCCATGCAATATGATATGATTGTAGGCAATAACACTAATTTTGCCAGTAATGCGCTTGACTGGTCGCAAAAATGGAAGCATACATTTAAAAATACTACCCTGGAATTAAAAACGCATATCGGATGGACATTTCTCGGTTCATCAGAATACTACCCTTTTGCGGAATTGTCGGGCATGAATTTAGATCCCCATGAAACGGATAATGATTACGGAATAGGCGGTAATGGGAAAATATTTTTTACCTTACAAAATTCAAAATATGGAAAATTGACACTGGGATCATGTAACTATTTACTCTATATAATCCCTTGGAATAAACCCGAGTCCAAAGGCAGAGAATATTTGCATATGTCCTTTTTTGAATACGCTTATTCATTTACAGAAAAATTTTCTATCTTTGTAAATGATTCGCTGTATATAAAGACCGGAACATCGCATAGAAGAGCTAATGTGGTCTCTGTTGCCGATCGCATTCTTCTTGGTGTACAATGGACATTTTTAAACAAAAACCTATAGGGATTTTTTGAAAATACAGTTTCAGGGGCGCCCTTTGGGGTAAAATTAAATAATGAACTGAGCCAAATTAAAAATGCCCTAATGAACTTGACAAACTAATCATATTAGTTATATATTATGTATATTAGTTTGTAAGGAAAGCAGTATGGGGCAAAAAAGAGGATTGGATGATGAGGCGATTCTTTCTGCAGCGGTAACTCTTACCGAATCCCAGGGCTTTGAAGGCTTGAGTCTGCAAAGCCTGGCTGCCGCTTTGGAGGTAAAACCGCCGTCCCTCTATAACCATATCAATGGCCTGGAAGATTTGCGGATACGCCTGGCTCAATTTGCCCTGGAGTTCATGGAAAAGAGTATCCGGGACAGGGTTGTGGGCCGCTCCCGGGAACAGGCGATCAGGGAAATTGCGACGGCCTACCGGGATTTTGCAAAAAAACACCCCGAATTGTATAAAGCCTTCTCCATTATACCCCAGTCGGAAAATGCTGAACTCAAGGAAACGGCCCATTCCCTGCAAAATACATTATTCCGGATTCTGGAACCCTACAAATTGAAACCCAATGATGAAATACACTTTATCCGTTTTATACGGAGCAGCCTGCATGGATTTGTCTCCCTTGAAGCCATGGGGTTCTTTCGCCAAGGCCGCGGAGTGCATAAAGAGGCAAGTTTCAACGAAATAGTAAATATGTTTATTATTATGCTGAAAAACTACCAAAAAAAGAGAGTGCGCCTATGAAAATAGCTGAGGGTATCTATTCTCTGGACTGTGCAGGGCATGGTCATGTATTTTACCTCGAGGATGAACAAACCCTGATTGACACAGGTATGCCGAATAAGGGACGGCGTATTTTGAAGGAACTCTCCCGGCTCGGCATAAAACCGGAAGGCATAAAACGGATTTTTTTAACCCACCACGATGTGGATCATGCCGGTAATGTTCGGTTTCTTGAAGAAAAAGCCGGAGCCGAAATTTTTATCGGTAAAGAAGATCTACCCTATCTTATGAACCAAAGGGCAAGGCCGGGAATAAAAAAATACCTGACAAAACTTTTAGGGCTAGTTCCTCCAAAGCACGCCAAGACATTCGAGGTTATGGGGAATTCCTCTGGGATACAGACGTATTATACGCCAGGACACACTCCTGGGCATCATGTTTTTCTTTATGGGGGCATACTTTTTGCAGGTGATCTTTTCAGGATTGAAGGGGATCGTGTAAAAGCCATGAATCCCAAAATGAACTGGAATGGGGATATTCTGGGGAATTCCATTTCCCTGATCAAGGAAATTCCGTTTACTGTTGTCTGCCCGTCCCATGGAAATCCTATGACGAGAGAAAAAATGCTGCCGCTTATTGAAGAATTAGGAGGAAAACAACCATGAATGCGCTGCAAATTTTTAAACACGGTTTAAAGTCAAGCCTGCGTAAACCGGGTAGCATTTTCGCAACAATACTGATACTTGTCGTTCCGGTAATGTATCCATTATTTTGGTTACAGGCATTCTGGAATCCCTATGCAAATATTGGTAATCTACCCGTTGCGTTCGTCAACGAGGATTCAGGTGTTTACGGGGCAGGCCTTGAACAACAGCTGCGTAATTCGATTGATGTTAAATGGTCTTTCCCCGGCAGAAAATCCGCCGACAGCGGGCTGAAAGATAAGACCTACTATGCAGTGTTTGTCATCCCCGAAAATTTCTCCCAGAGCATATCTAACGTACGGACAGCAAACATTGAAACCTATGTAAACGGCAAAAACAACTTTATGGCGACGCTTCTCGCTTCACAGATTGAAAAAAGGCTTGAGGAACAAATTTCCGCGCAAATAGTGCAAAACGTGACCGGGAAATTACCCGGAGGAGATATGGTGGCGGCATTTGCGGCAAACCCTATTGAGGGCAAACAAATCGACATCAACCCCGTGGCAAATACAGGAACGGGATTCGCTCCCTATTTTTCATCCCTTGCGCTGTGGATAGGCGCGCTTTTGATCTCCCTTGTACTGGGCCGGCGCGTTGATAAATCAAAACTATTGTCCCCGGACGGCGTAAATCTCACCCTGGGGCGTTTTCTTTTGTTCGCCTGTGCGGGCTTGGTACAGGCTGTATTATTGACAGCAATAATCTATGCGCTTAGAATAGATGTCCAGAGCGGTTTATTGACCTTAGCCGCGCTGGCGGTGTCGGCACTGACGAGTATAGCCCTGGTATCAACACTTATCAGCATATTCGGAATGTTCGGGCAAATGTTGTCCATGTTCTTGCTGATATTCCAGCTTACCGCAAGTGGCGGCACTTTTCCGACTGAACTCACCCAGGGCGGATTGTTTATAGCGCTTCACCCGTTTGTACCCTTCACGTATTCGCTGAACGCGCTGCGTGAAACAATTTCCGGGGTTCCACCGGACGGAAATGTATTGGTACGATCTCTCGCCGTACAGATCGCAGTTTTAACCGGTGCATTAATTATCTGCGCGGCAGTTGAAACGTTTCGCGGCAGAGGGCAAACAAAATTATCCGGGCGGGAACTGATCTTGCCCCAGGGGAATAGCTGATTTATGGAACAAACAATGAAGGATGATCAGCAGAACGAAAAATTTATTAAAATGACCACCGCGCCAATTGGCCCGCTTATCATCGGCCTTGCCATTCCATCTGCAATAATCATGCTTATCAGCGCCCTGTATAATATGGCAGATACCTTTTTTGTGAGCTTCCTGGGAACCAGCGCCACTGCGGCAGTGGGGGTAAGCTTTCCCCTTATGGCGGTGATACAGGCCGTTGGGTTTTTCTTCGGCCATGGATCAGGTAATTATATTGCCCGCGAGTTGGGAGCACAAAATTATACAAACGCCTCAAAAATGGCGGCAACCGGCTTTTTTTCGGCCTTTATTGCCGGTGTATTGCTTGCGATTTTTGGTGTCTTATTTTTGGAACCCCTGGTCCGCCTGCTTGGCGCCACGGATACTATTCTTCCTTTTGCACGGGAGTACCTGCGTTTTATTCTTATAGGCGCACCTTTTATGATGTGTTCCCTGATGCAGAATAACCTGCTGCGTTATCAGGGCAGTTCTTTTTACGGCATGATTGGCATGGTGAGCGGGGCGCTTATTAATATTGCTCTTGATCCGTTATTCATCTTTGTTTTCCATTTAGGATCAGGCGGGGCGGGGCTTGCTACTATGATCAGTCAGTTTATTAGTTTTTGTATTCTCTTAATAGCGTCGGGTAAAAAAGATAATGTGCGCATAAGGTTTAAATATTTTTCCCCCAGTTTGGCAAATTACCGGGAAATGTTGCGGGGCGGCCTGCCTTCCCTGGCACGGCAGGGAATAGCCAGCATATCCGGTATTTGCATGAATAACTTTGCCGGAAGCTTCGGAGATGAAGCTATCGCGGCAATAACCATAGTGCAGCGTGTCTTTATGATGGCAGCGTCACTGGTAGCCGGTATAGGCCAGGGATTTCAGCCGGTATGCGGTTTCAATTACGGAGCAAAATTATACCCCCGGGTAAAACAGGGGTTTCTTTTTTCGATGCTTGTCATGACCATTCCTTTGATACCCCTCGGCATTTTAGGTTTTATATTTGCACCCCAGATCATTGCACTGTTCAGGCCGGATGATACTCTGCTCATAGAAATCGGCGCCAGGGTATTCCGGTATCAATGTTACACCATCCCCCTGCTCGGCTGGGTAACTATCAACAGTATGATGATGCAGACCATGGGTAAGGCGTTCAAGGCAAGCCTTTTGGCAATAGCCCGCCAGGGCTTGTTTATGCTGCCCCTGCTGTTCCTGCTCACTCCGCTTTTTGGGTTTACCGGGATTGCGGTCAGCCAGCCCCTGGCCGATTTTGGTACGTTTATTTTGTCAATTCCCCTTTCCATAAGCGTTTTTCGTGAAATGAAACACGATAGTCCTGGTGCGATTACAATCAAAAAATAACACGGACTTGCTCAGCGGTTTTTAATGGCAAGCGGATGGTCCCTTGATACCCCCTTGCCCTCCCCGCCCCATACATGGTAAATTTTCTTTACCATGAAAGCCGCCATTATCTTCGGATCTACGTCGGATAAAGCTGTAATGAAGAAAGCCGCCGATGTTTTACGGGAATTCGGGGTGGAGTTTTCTGCCCATGTCATTTCCGCACACCGGACCCCGGAATTGCTTACCGAAACCCTCAAAACTCTGGAAGCCCAGGGGGTGGAGGTGATTATCGCCGGGGCGGGGCTTGCGGCCCATTTGCCCGGGGTTATCGCCAGCCAGACCCAGGTTCCGGTCATCGGAGTGCCTATTAGCTCCGGTGGGCTTGGCGGGCTGGACGCCCTGTTGTCTATCGTACAGATGCCAAAGCCCATACCGGTGGCTTCAGTGGGGGTGGACAATGGGGCCAACGCGGCCTACCTTGCCTGTGAGATTCTTTCTATTAAATACAGTGAATTAAAAGAGAAGTTGGCGGCTTTCAGGATTAAGATGAAGGCCGATTTTGCCAGGGATAACTCGTTATCGAAAGACGGAGGAGTAGAATTATGAGTGAGGTAAAGCAGGGCGCCCAGCTCTACGAGGGCAAGGCTAAGCAGGTATACGCTCTTATCGGAGCGGATGATCAGGTTATCATCCATTACAAAGATGACGCCACAGCCTTTAACGGGGAGAAGAAGGGGCAGATCGAGGATAAGGGGATCATGAATAACAAGATCGCCTCCGGGCTTTTTGAACTTCTGGAAAAATCCGGGATACCCACTCACTTTATTTCCCGTCTGA from Treponema primitia ZAS-2 includes:
- a CDS encoding MBL fold metallo-hydrolase, coding for MKIAEGIYSLDCAGHGHVFYLEDEQTLIDTGMPNKGRRILKELSRLGIKPEGIKRIFLTHHDVDHAGNVRFLEEKAGAEIFIGKEDLPYLMNQRARPGIKKYLTKLLGLVPPKHAKTFEVMGNSSGIQTYYTPGHTPGHHVFLYGGILFAGDLFRIEGDRVKAMNPKMNWNGDILGNSISLIKEIPFTVVCPSHGNPMTREKMLPLIEELGGKQP
- a CDS encoding TetR/AcrR family transcriptional regulator codes for the protein MGQKRGLDDEAILSAAVTLTESQGFEGLSLQSLAAALEVKPPSLYNHINGLEDLRIRLAQFALEFMEKSIRDRVVGRSREQAIREIATAYRDFAKKHPELYKAFSIIPQSENAELKETAHSLQNTLFRILEPYKLKPNDEIHFIRFIRSSLHGFVSLEAMGFFRQGRGVHKEASFNEIVNMFIIMLKNYQKKRVRL
- a CDS encoding MATE family efflux transporter; amino-acid sequence: MEQTMKDDQQNEKFIKMTTAPIGPLIIGLAIPSAIIMLISALYNMADTFFVSFLGTSATAAVGVSFPLMAVIQAVGFFFGHGSGNYIARELGAQNYTNASKMAATGFFSAFIAGVLLAIFGVLFLEPLVRLLGATDTILPFAREYLRFILIGAPFMMCSLMQNNLLRYQGSSFYGMIGMVSGALINIALDPLFIFVFHLGSGGAGLATMISQFISFCILLIASGKKDNVRIRFKYFSPSLANYREMLRGGLPSLARQGIASISGICMNNFAGSFGDEAIAAITIVQRVFMMAASLVAGIGQGFQPVCGFNYGAKLYPRVKQGFLFSMLVMTIPLIPLGILGFIFAPQIIALFRPDDTLLIEIGARVFRYQCYTIPLLGWVTINSMMMQTMGKAFKASLLAIARQGLFMLPLLFLLTPLFGFTGIAVSQPLADFGTFILSIPLSISVFREMKHDSPGAITIKK
- a CDS encoding helix-hairpin-helix domain-containing protein gives rise to the protein MELTQEFIDGLTVNEVNIMKGIAEKLGVNLGQVSAVVGLLAEGSTVPFIARYRKEQTGTLDEVQVRDVDHLFSSGKNLETRRLEIVRGIFDQGKLTEPLYENITKAATLTELEDIYAPYKRKKKTRGMVAAEKGLEPLAEAMLELADAALVAKAAEFITENAENPTLSVASAEEALQGAMDILAERAAQEPENRASIKSFYRTDGRIIVKGIGDDEVKKTSTYQMYWDYTESLSQIKPHRVLAVNRGERENLLEVTIDVDENTAAELLQRKYVLNNDYHKTAIEDGLKRLLSPAVIREIRGDQGDTADDHGISVFSQNLKNLLMQQPIKGTRVLGIDPGIRTGTKCAFLDDTGKYLANFVIYNHKIEEAKRLLLNGIKNYDVQLIAVGNGTGSKDVQEVVTAVIAENNLEVLYTVVDEDGASVYSASDIAREEFPELDLTIRGAISIGRRLQDPLAELVKIDPKSIGVGLYQHDVNQKKLSETLDEVVSSVVNNVGVNLNTASASLLRYVSGINGPLAKKIVKYRDEKGKIASREELTSVPGMGPKSFEQCAGFLKIPESANPLDNTWVHPENYAIAKIIRDTITATGNLASVESKALQEQYGVGSTTISDIVEELKKPNRDPREGYPKPIMQKGVVNFEDLSEGMMITGKIKNVVDFGAFVDLGIKETALVHISELSDHFVKDPMDAVKVGDVLEFRIIGLDLDRRRISLSRKSPGADTGGHGAAGQSSNAAAGPGGEGRKKVVVVKKGDTAGNPGHGNGGSAGGRSGGSSGNSGNAGAGGRAGSGPGNGDTRPNRSGAYAGRGGADSQRSSRDRPPADDDGTMYNPFAEAFKKMKEKK
- the purE gene encoding 5-(carboxyamino)imidazole ribonucleotide mutase, producing MKAAIIFGSTSDKAVMKKAADVLREFGVEFSAHVISAHRTPELLTETLKTLEAQGVEVIIAGAGLAAHLPGVIASQTQVPVIGVPISSGGLGGLDALLSIVQMPKPIPVASVGVDNGANAAYLACEILSIKYSELKEKLAAFRIKMKADFARDNSLSKDGGVEL
- a CDS encoding YhgE/Pip domain-containing protein: MNALQIFKHGLKSSLRKPGSIFATILILVVPVMYPLFWLQAFWNPYANIGNLPVAFVNEDSGVYGAGLEQQLRNSIDVKWSFPGRKSADSGLKDKTYYAVFVIPENFSQSISNVRTANIETYVNGKNNFMATLLASQIEKRLEEQISAQIVQNVTGKLPGGDMVAAFAANPIEGKQIDINPVANTGTGFAPYFSSLALWIGALLISLVLGRRVDKSKLLSPDGVNLTLGRFLLFACAGLVQAVLLTAIIYALRIDVQSGLLTLAALAVSALTSIALVSTLISIFGMFGQMLSMFLLIFQLTASGGTFPTELTQGGLFIALHPFVPFTYSLNALRETISGVPPDGNVLVRSLAVQIAVLTGALIICAAVETFRGRGQTKLSGRELILPQGNS
- a CDS encoding 16S rRNA (guanine(527)-N(7))-methyltransferase RsmG, with the translated sequence MTPESAKLPAAHPAKLPADMELLREGLLKLREADKDADRLLGPRMEEIISLLNRYTDEIELFNPAYGLVGAADRQELTVKHILDSLAPIEILLRIMEAHFPDAGFPGSGQSAESPDQALETHILRIADVGSGAGFPGIPLAVAMPNCSFTLIERMGRRVGFLKNTLAVLGLSNAGIEEKEMERAAPARFDLITFRAFRPLESDIIKGLFRLLAPGGILAAYKGRRDKIEEEMKMVQDFTVTWDIYPCPVPFLDEERHLVVICRKS
- a CDS encoding DUF3943 domain-containing protein, whose amino-acid sequence is MQKVIILLVLFLAIFGQIGAQETEGTEDEKKSLYPALLGGVFTNTVFHLTSRLFGADFAQTSLESIKTNLESPWIWDSDAFLFNHPGHPYQGGLYHAAARSNGFNFYESILFDATGSLTWELFGETDIPSLNDLVVTTFGGAAFGEMLHLLYLEIDNPWAAALVSPMDALNNAVLQKKPPRTNNLYYISASLAPGWIRSIKEDRQILRQLRDSDINLTPSNIYTINMDGEVIYGDPFIHNSKKPYSQFEVKWQLGGSFDFSWFDWTLLTDGYLISINPIDTEKNSLSTGLSMQYDMIVGNNTNFASNALDWSQKWKHTFKNTTLELKTHIGWTFLGSSEYYPFAELSGMNLDPHETDNDYGIGGNGKIFFTLQNSKYGKLTLGSCNYLLYIIPWNKPESKGREYLHMSFFEYAYSFTEKFSIFVNDSLYIKTGTSHRRANVVSVADRILLGVQWTFLNKNL